The following proteins come from a genomic window of Legionella cherrii:
- a CDS encoding peptidoglycan D,D-transpeptidase FtsI family protein, which yields MKNSTHLNRLIVVSSFFSLLLLVLIWRMVDLTVLHRQFLQGQGNARSLRVVDIPAHRGMIMDRNGTPLAISTPVESVWVNPKEFSPDKEQFMSLAEYLNLTPKQLSKKIVDAENKELEFLYLQRQLPPPLAKKIKTLKIPGVNFQKEFKRYYPDSDSISQLIGFTNVDDQGLEGIELAYQDWLKGVVGKKRVIKDRLGRIIEELGVIKEPRPGRDMALSIDRRLQYLAYSELNKTVEEFAAKSGSVVVVDTENGEILAMANVPSYNPNSRGRYDKDTYRNRAVTDTFEPGSVIKTFSIASALETGLFSPTTIIDTNPSWMIVHGHTVRDIHNYGVLDVTGILQHSSNVGVTKMVLASPPEQLIGLLQRCGFGQRTESTYPGESEGGIVSVKDANPFVLATLSFGYGLSVTALQLAKANMVFANQGKLIPVTLLHNDPPTPGIQVMKPETAHQVLSMMEAVLGKDGTGRAARVPGYRVAGKTGTARVAGKDGYKDRRYTASFIGIAPVSKPKFVVVVIIHEPSRKGYYAAAVAAPLFAKVMSGALRLFNIPTDELVG from the coding sequence ATGAAAAACTCAACTCATTTAAATAGACTGATTGTAGTATCTTCCTTTTTTTCTCTGCTTTTGCTCGTTTTGATTTGGCGTATGGTTGATTTAACGGTACTTCATCGACAATTTCTACAAGGTCAAGGTAATGCGCGTAGCTTACGTGTTGTAGATATTCCTGCCCATAGAGGAATGATCATGGATAGGAATGGTACTCCATTGGCAATTAGTACACCGGTGGAATCTGTCTGGGTTAATCCTAAAGAATTTTCACCTGACAAAGAACAATTTATGTCTTTGGCTGAATACTTGAATTTGACTCCCAAACAATTAAGCAAAAAAATAGTAGATGCAGAAAATAAAGAATTAGAATTTCTCTACTTACAAAGGCAATTACCGCCTCCTTTAGCTAAAAAAATAAAGACATTAAAAATCCCTGGTGTTAATTTTCAGAAAGAATTCAAACGTTATTATCCTGACTCAGATAGCATCTCTCAATTGATTGGATTCACTAATGTGGATGATCAAGGTTTAGAGGGAATAGAGCTTGCATATCAAGATTGGTTGAAAGGTGTTGTTGGAAAAAAAAGAGTCATTAAAGATCGCTTAGGCCGAATTATCGAAGAGTTAGGGGTCATCAAAGAACCACGTCCTGGACGTGATATGGCTTTAAGTATTGATCGACGATTACAATATTTAGCGTACAGTGAATTAAACAAAACAGTTGAAGAGTTTGCCGCAAAATCCGGTTCTGTAGTCGTTGTTGATACAGAAAACGGTGAGATTTTAGCGATGGCTAATGTTCCTTCTTATAACCCTAATTCACGTGGACGTTACGATAAAGATACTTATAGGAACAGAGCAGTCACTGATACATTTGAACCTGGATCAGTGATTAAGACGTTTAGTATTGCCAGTGCTTTGGAAACCGGTTTGTTTTCACCAACAACAATTATTGACACGAATCCCAGTTGGATGATTGTTCATGGTCACACCGTTCGAGATATCCATAATTATGGTGTTCTGGATGTAACGGGTATTTTGCAGCACTCGAGTAACGTTGGGGTAACGAAAATGGTTTTAGCAAGTCCCCCAGAACAATTAATTGGCTTGTTGCAACGTTGTGGTTTTGGACAAAGAACTGAAAGTACTTATCCAGGCGAAAGTGAAGGGGGCATTGTTAGTGTCAAAGATGCGAATCCTTTTGTATTAGCTACTTTGAGTTTTGGTTATGGTTTGTCGGTTACTGCTTTGCAGCTCGCGAAAGCCAATATGGTTTTTGCAAATCAAGGGAAATTGATTCCTGTCACGTTACTGCATAATGATCCACCGACTCCAGGTATCCAGGTAATGAAACCAGAGACAGCGCATCAGGTTCTTTCCATGATGGAAGCTGTTTTGGGTAAAGATGGTACCGGGAGAGCAGCAAGGGTACCAGGTTATCGAGTAGCAGGTAAAACAGGAACAGCGCGTGTAGCAGGAAAAGATGGTTACAAAGATAGAAGATATACTGCGAGTTTTATAGGTATTGCTCCAGTTTCAAAACCCAAATTTGTTGTCGTTGTAATCATTCATGAACCTTCTCGTAAGGGTTATTATGCTGCAGCAGTTGCCGCTCCTTTGTTTGCTAAAGTCATGTCGGGAGCCTTGCGATTATTTAATATACCTA